A stretch of the Streptomyces sp. NBC_01428 genome encodes the following:
- a CDS encoding VOC family protein, which produces MLTAVDHVQLAAPPGSEDRLRAYYVHALGMTETPKPPTLAARGGCWFRAGAVQLHLGVDTGFRPAKKAHPGLRVTGIDAYAARIAATGAPVTWDDELPGHRRFYSEDPVGNRLEFLEPRPETLPGGTATGERSRPEEHPQIRS; this is translated from the coding sequence ATGCTCACCGCCGTCGACCACGTCCAGCTGGCCGCCCCGCCCGGCTCCGAGGACCGGCTGCGCGCCTACTACGTCCACGCCCTCGGGATGACCGAGACACCCAAGCCGCCCACCCTCGCCGCCCGCGGCGGCTGCTGGTTCCGGGCCGGAGCCGTCCAGCTCCACCTCGGCGTCGACACCGGCTTCCGGCCCGCCAAGAAGGCCCACCCCGGACTCCGCGTCACCGGCATCGACGCCTACGCCGCACGGATCGCCGCCACCGGGGCCCCCGTCACCTGGGACGACGAACTGCCCGGCCACCGGCGCTTCTACTCCGAGGACCCCGTCGGCAACCGCCTCGAATTCCTCGAACCCCGCCCGGAAACCCTTCCGGGCGGGACCGCCACAGGGGAGCGGTCCCGCCCGGAAGAACACCCACAGATCCGGTCCTAG
- a CDS encoding acyl-CoA desaturase: protein MTTSSDVIDDAPGADGDGNRLPAATLGGERKGSLEQLTLLLFIAVPFVALLAAVPLVWGWGVSWLDLGLLVFFYYLGCHGVTIGYHRYFTHGSFKAKQPLRIAIAIAGSMAVEGPVVRWVADHRKHHKFSDAEGDPHSPWKYGETVPALLKGLWWAHIGWMFDEERTPQEKYAPDLVKDPVIRAISRQFLFWTLLSLALPALIGGLVTMSWWGAFTGFFWGSLVRVALLHHVTWSINSICHAVGKRPFKSRDRSGNVWWLAVLSCGESWHNLHHADPTSARHGVDRGQIDSSARIIRWCEQLGWAYDVRWPSRSRLDSRRSGEGNGSRRTTESAEAA, encoded by the coding sequence ATGTGATCGACGACGCCCCGGGGGCGGACGGCGACGGCAACCGGCTTCCGGCCGCGACGCTGGGCGGTGAGAGGAAGGGGTCGCTCGAACAGCTCACTCTTCTTCTGTTCATCGCCGTTCCGTTCGTCGCGCTGCTCGCGGCGGTGCCGCTGGTCTGGGGGTGGGGGGTGAGCTGGCTGGATCTCGGCCTGCTGGTGTTCTTCTACTACCTGGGATGCCACGGCGTCACGATCGGCTACCACCGTTACTTCACGCATGGCTCCTTCAAGGCGAAGCAGCCGCTGCGGATCGCGATCGCGATCGCGGGTTCGATGGCGGTCGAGGGGCCGGTGGTGCGCTGGGTGGCCGACCATCGCAAGCACCACAAGTTCTCGGACGCGGAGGGTGACCCGCATTCGCCGTGGAAGTACGGCGAGACGGTGCCGGCGCTGCTGAAGGGCCTGTGGTGGGCGCACATCGGCTGGATGTTCGACGAGGAGCGGACGCCGCAGGAGAAGTACGCGCCGGATCTGGTGAAGGACCCGGTGATCCGGGCGATCTCGCGGCAGTTCCTGTTCTGGACGCTGTTGTCGCTGGCGTTGCCGGCGCTGATCGGCGGTCTGGTGACGATGTCCTGGTGGGGTGCGTTCACCGGGTTCTTCTGGGGGTCTTTGGTGCGGGTGGCGCTGCTGCACCATGTGACGTGGTCGATCAACTCGATCTGTCACGCGGTGGGCAAGCGGCCGTTCAAGTCGCGTGACCGTTCGGGGAACGTGTGGTGGCTGGCGGTGCTGTCGTGCGGTGAGTCCTGGCACAACCTGCACCATGCGGACCCGACGTCGGCGCGGCACGGTGTGGACCGTGGCCAGATCGACTCGTCGGCGCGGATCATCCGCTGGTGCGAGCAGCTCGGCTGGGCGTACGACGTGCGGTGGCCGTCGCGCTCGCGGCTCGATTCCCGCCGGAGCGGCGAGGGGAACGGCTCCCGGCGCACGACGGAATCCGCTGAAGCGGCATGA
- a CDS encoding TetR/AcrR family transcriptional regulator, giving the protein MIDGVATDSSSTSGSNEKPRRARRTRMTGAERRQQLLEIGRTLFAAKGFEGTSVEEIAAKAGVSKPVVYEHFGGKEGLYAVVVDREMRRLLDMVTSSLTAGHPRELCEQAAFALLDYIEEYTDGFRILVRDSPIPQSTGSFASLISDIATQVEDILGREFKSRGFDSKLAPLYAQALVGMVALTGQWWLDVRKPRKAEVAAHLVNLAWHGLDGLEPKPRLIGHRKA; this is encoded by the coding sequence ATGATTGACGGCGTGGCGACCGACTCCAGCAGCACCTCAGGCAGCAACGAGAAGCCGCGGCGTGCGCGCCGTACCCGGATGACGGGCGCGGAGCGTCGTCAGCAGTTGCTGGAGATCGGCCGCACCTTGTTCGCGGCGAAGGGGTTCGAGGGCACGTCGGTGGAGGAGATCGCGGCGAAGGCCGGGGTGTCCAAGCCGGTGGTGTACGAGCACTTCGGCGGCAAGGAGGGCCTCTACGCGGTGGTGGTGGACCGGGAGATGCGCCGGCTGCTGGACATGGTGACGAGTTCGCTGACGGCGGGGCATCCGCGGGAGTTGTGCGAGCAGGCGGCTTTCGCGCTGCTGGACTACATCGAGGAGTACACGGACGGTTTCCGGATCCTGGTCCGTGACTCCCCGATCCCGCAGTCGACGGGTTCGTTCGCGTCGCTGATCTCGGACATCGCCACTCAGGTGGAGGACATTCTGGGCCGCGAGTTCAAGAGTCGCGGTTTCGATTCGAAGCTGGCTCCGCTGTACGCGCAGGCCCTGGTGGGCATGGTGGCGTTGACGGGTCAGTGGTGGCTGGACGTCCGCAAGCCCCGCAAGGCGGAGGTGGCGGCGCATCTGGTGAATCTGGCCTGGCACGGTCTGGACGGTCTGGAGCCGAAGCCCCGGCTGATCGGGCACCGCAAGGCCTAG